From Solidesulfovibrio sp., a single genomic window includes:
- a CDS encoding ABC transporter ATP-binding protein: MAAILELANVCAHYGRIQALRDVTLTVNEGEIVTIIGANGAGKSTTLMTICGIVKASAGDVRYQGSSIRDLRADRLPEMGLCQVPEGRRIFPRLTVRENLDMGAFFRRDADGIEADLGMVFRLFPVLFERRRQHGGTLSGGEQQMLAIARALMSRPKMLLLDEPSLGLSPMISQHIFRIIRNVNEERGMTILLVEQNANIALKLADRAYVLETGTVVMEDTAENLRENVDIKKAYLGQ, translated from the coding sequence GTGGCCGCCATCCTCGAACTTGCAAACGTGTGCGCCCACTACGGCCGCATCCAGGCCCTGCGCGACGTGACGCTGACCGTCAACGAGGGCGAGATCGTCACCATCATCGGGGCCAACGGCGCCGGCAAGTCCACCACGCTCATGACCATCTGCGGCATCGTCAAAGCCAGCGCCGGCGACGTGCGCTACCAGGGCTCCTCCATCCGCGACCTGCGCGCCGACAGGCTGCCCGAGATGGGCCTGTGCCAGGTGCCCGAGGGCCGGCGCATCTTCCCGCGCCTGACCGTGCGGGAGAACCTGGACATGGGCGCCTTTTTCCGCCGCGACGCCGACGGCATCGAGGCCGACCTGGGCATGGTCTTCCGCCTGTTTCCGGTGCTGTTCGAGCGGCGCAGGCAGCACGGCGGCACGCTTTCCGGCGGCGAGCAGCAGATGCTGGCCATCGCCCGGGCGCTCATGAGCCGCCCGAAAATGCTGCTCCTCGACGAACCGTCGCTGGGGCTTTCGCCCATGATCTCCCAGCACATCTTCCGCATCATCCGAAACGTCAACGAGGAGCGGGGCATGACCATCCTGCTCGTCGAACAAAACGCCAACATCGCCCTGAAGCTGGCCGACCGGGCCTACGTGCTGGAAACCGGCACCGTGGTCATGGAGGATACGGCCGAAAACCTGCGCGAAAACGTGGACATCAAGAAGGCCTACCTTGGACAATAA
- the arfB gene encoding alternative ribosome rescue aminoacyl-tRNA hydrolase ArfB, which yields MDTSLLVILPGLAIPFDELRFTASPSSGPGGQHVNKVSTRVTLLFDVDGSPSLTEAQKARLRAALAGRIAKDGVLRLVSQTTRSQSANKELAVERFVALVREALTPRPPRRKTRASLASKLRRLETKSRRGAVKRQRAGRTDTDE from the coding sequence ATGGACACCTCCCTGCTGGTCATCCTGCCCGGCCTGGCCATCCCCTTCGACGAGTTGCGCTTTACCGCCTCGCCGTCGAGCGGCCCGGGCGGGCAGCACGTCAACAAGGTCAGCACCCGGGTGACGCTGCTTTTCGACGTGGACGGCTCGCCGAGCCTGACCGAGGCGCAAAAGGCCCGTCTGCGCGCGGCCCTGGCCGGCCGCATCGCCAAGGACGGCGTCCTGCGCCTGGTCTCCCAGACCACGCGCAGCCAGTCGGCCAACAAGGAGCTGGCCGTGGAACGCTTCGTGGCGCTCGTGCGCGAGGCCCTCACGCCAAGGCCGCCCCGACGCAAGACCCGGGCCAGCCTGGCCTCGAAGCTGCGCCGCCTGGAAACGAAAAGCCGCCGCGGCGCGGTCAAGCGTCAGCGCGCCGGCAGGACCGACACCGACGAATAG
- a CDS encoding ribonucleoside triphosphate reductase, with protein MLSPTEHGNLAVDVARSDTVPENTQQRRPAVAAVPARIRKRDGQVVAFDADKIRSAIRRAGAATGDFDDNEAQLLTAQVVKVLSHRFAGAVPDIERIQDVVEQALISANHFRTMRAYSVYREQRARLRQDRKTVVDVAASVNEYLDRQDWRVAANANQGYSLGGLILNVSGKVTANYWLSHVYPPEVGAAHREGDIHIHDLDMLSGYCAGWSLKMLLQEGLNGVPGKVEADPPKHLSSAVGQIVNFLGTLQNEWAGAQAFSSFDTYLAPFLRKDNLSYDQVRQSIQELIYNLNVPSRWGTQTPFTNLTFDWTCPEDLRDQHPLIGGQEMPFTYGELQAEMDLINRAYIDVMTAGDAKGRVFTFPIPTYNITKDFPWDSPNVDILFEMTAKYGLPYFQNFVNSDLEPGMVRSMCCRLQLDLRELLKRGNGLFGSAEQTGSVGVVTVNCARLGYAHRGDWDGLVARLDALLEIARTSLEIKRKEIGRRMDAGLFPYTRRYLGTLRNHFSTIGVNGINEMVRNFTGDADSITTPAGHALAVALLDHVRARMTQFQEQTGHLYNLEATPAEGTTYRFAREDRKRFPGILQAGTDDKPYYTNSSQLPVGFTDDPFEALSRQEELQRKYTGGTVLHLYMGERISSAEACKNLVRRSLSRFALPYVTVTPTFSICDVHGYLPGEQETCPHCAAEGRSQACEIWTRVMGYYRPKSAFNTGKQGEYEERVCFAEPRGAC; from the coding sequence ATGCTTTCGCCGACCGAGCACGGCAACCTTGCCGTCGATGTCGCCCGTTCCGATACCGTCCCGGAAAACACCCAGCAGCGCCGGCCGGCCGTGGCCGCCGTCCCGGCCCGCATCCGCAAACGCGACGGCCAGGTCGTGGCCTTCGACGCCGACAAGATCCGTTCGGCCATCCGCCGCGCCGGCGCGGCCACCGGCGATTTCGATGACAACGAGGCGCAGTTGCTCACGGCGCAAGTGGTCAAGGTCCTGTCCCACCGCTTCGCCGGGGCGGTTCCCGACATCGAACGCATCCAGGACGTGGTGGAACAGGCGCTCATTTCCGCCAACCACTTCCGCACCATGCGCGCCTACTCCGTCTACCGCGAGCAGCGCGCCCGCCTGCGCCAGGACAGGAAAACCGTGGTGGACGTGGCCGCCTCGGTCAACGAATACCTCGACCGCCAGGACTGGCGCGTGGCCGCCAACGCCAACCAGGGCTATTCCCTGGGCGGGCTGATTCTCAACGTCTCGGGCAAGGTCACGGCCAACTACTGGCTGTCCCACGTCTACCCGCCGGAAGTCGGCGCCGCCCACCGCGAGGGCGACATCCACATCCACGACCTGGACATGCTGTCGGGCTACTGCGCCGGCTGGTCGCTGAAGATGCTGTTGCAGGAGGGCCTCAACGGCGTGCCGGGCAAGGTCGAGGCCGACCCGCCCAAGCACCTTTCCAGCGCCGTGGGCCAGATCGTCAACTTTCTCGGCACCCTGCAAAACGAATGGGCCGGCGCCCAGGCCTTTTCCAGCTTCGACACCTACCTCGCGCCCTTTCTGCGCAAGGACAACCTCAGCTACGACCAGGTGCGCCAGTCCATCCAGGAGCTGATCTACAACTTAAACGTCCCCTCGCGCTGGGGCACCCAGACGCCCTTTACCAACCTGACCTTCGACTGGACCTGCCCCGAGGACCTGCGCGACCAGCATCCCCTGATCGGCGGCCAGGAAATGCCCTTTACCTACGGCGAACTGCAAGCCGAGATGGACCTGATCAACCGGGCCTACATCGATGTCATGACCGCCGGCGACGCGAAAGGGCGCGTTTTTACCTTCCCCATCCCGACCTACAACATCACCAAGGATTTCCCCTGGGACTCGCCCAACGTCGACATCCTCTTCGAGATGACGGCCAAGTACGGGCTCCCCTACTTCCAGAACTTCGTCAATTCCGACCTGGAGCCCGGCATGGTGCGCTCCATGTGCTGCCGGTTGCAGCTCGATTTGCGCGAACTGCTCAAACGCGGCAACGGCCTTTTCGGCAGCGCCGAACAGACCGGGTCCGTGGGCGTGGTCACGGTCAACTGCGCCCGGCTGGGTTATGCCCATCGCGGCGACTGGGACGGGCTGGTCGCGCGCCTGGACGCGCTGCTGGAGATCGCCCGCACGAGCCTGGAGATCAAGCGCAAGGAGATCGGCCGCCGCATGGACGCCGGGCTGTTCCCCTACACCCGGCGCTACCTGGGCACCCTGCGCAACCACTTCTCCACCATCGGCGTCAACGGCATAAACGAAATGGTGCGCAACTTCACCGGCGACGCGGACAGCATCACGACCCCGGCCGGCCACGCCCTGGCCGTGGCGCTGCTTGACCACGTGCGCGCCCGCATGACGCAGTTCCAGGAGCAGACCGGCCACCTCTACAACCTGGAAGCCACCCCGGCCGAGGGCACCACCTACCGCTTCGCCCGCGAGGACCGCAAACGCTTCCCCGGCATCCTGCAAGCCGGAACGGACGACAAGCCCTATTACACCAACTCCTCCCAGCTGCCGGTCGGGTTCACCGACGACCCCTTCGAGGCGCTTTCCCGCCAGGAGGAGCTCCAGCGCAAGTACACCGGCGGCACGGTGCTCCACCTCTACATGGGCGAACGCATATCGAGCGCCGAGGCGTGCAAGAACCTGGTGCGCCGTTCGCTGTCGCGCTTCGCCCTGCCCTACGTCACCGTGACGCCCACCTTCTCCATCTGCGACGTCCACGGGTATCTTCCCGGCGAGCAGGAGACCTGCCCCCACTGCGCCGCCGAGGGCCGCAGCCAAGCCTGCGAGATCTGGACCCGGGTCATGGGCTACTACCGGCCCAAGTCGGCCTTCAACACCGGCAAGCAGGGCGAATACGAGGAGCGGGTCTGCTTCGCGGAGCCGCGGGGCGCGTGCTGA
- a CDS encoding anaerobic ribonucleoside-triphosphate reductase activating protein, translating into MDGLTIGGVTPLSTLDFPDALAAVIYCQGCPWGCPYCHNEPLREMGGQGERDAASVLSWLESRRGLLDAVVFSGGEPTLQAGLAATLAAVRALGFKTGLHTTGMFPDALAEVLPLCDWVGLDVKAPRAAYDRITGRNGGGAAAFASLALLLRSAIPFEARTTWHPGLLDETELVALAGELAAAGADRWVIQAFRPDGCADQALAAAGTTVFPPDLVTRLQAAAPRLTITTRS; encoded by the coding sequence ATGGACGGACTGACCATCGGCGGGGTGACGCCCCTGTCCACGCTGGATTTCCCGGACGCCCTGGCGGCGGTCATCTACTGCCAGGGCTGCCCCTGGGGCTGCCCCTACTGTCACAACGAACCGCTGCGCGAAATGGGCGGCCAGGGCGAACGCGACGCCGCCTCGGTCCTGTCCTGGCTGGAGAGCCGGCGGGGGCTGCTGGATGCCGTGGTCTTTTCCGGCGGCGAACCGACCCTCCAGGCGGGCCTGGCCGCCACACTCGCCGCCGTGCGGGCGCTCGGCTTCAAGACGGGGCTGCATACCACGGGCATGTTCCCGGACGCCCTGGCCGAGGTGCTGCCGCTGTGCGACTGGGTGGGCCTCGACGTGAAAGCCCCGCGCGCCGCCTACGACCGCATCACCGGCCGCAACGGCGGGGGGGCGGCGGCGTTTGCCAGCCTCGCCCTGCTGCTGCGAAGCGCCATCCCCTTCGAGGCCCGCACCACCTGGCACCCGGGGCTGCTCGACGAAACGGAGCTCGTGGCCCTGGCCGGCGAACTGGCCGCCGCCGGGGCCGACCGCTGGGTCATCCAGGCCTTCCGGCCCGACGGCTGCGCCGACCAGGCCCTGGCCGCCGCCGGCACGACGGTCTTTCCGCCCGACCTCGTCACCCGGCTCCAGGCCGCCGCCCCGCGCCTGACCATCACCACCCGGTCATGA
- a CDS encoding SxtJ family membrane protein gives MSSLEQKRQKKSFWLSATREQAKDTGMALVLISLIVFFVTREIRYVTIATGLLLLDMIAPALYKPAAKLWFGLSHVLGTVMSKVILTLIFYLVLTPMGLLRAMLGKDPMRVRQFKRGDGSAFRVRDHQFVAADVEQPF, from the coding sequence ATGTCCTCATTGGAACAAAAGCGCCAAAAGAAATCGTTCTGGCTGTCCGCCACACGGGAACAGGCCAAGGACACGGGCATGGCCCTGGTCCTTATCAGCCTCATCGTCTTTTTCGTGACCCGGGAGATCCGTTACGTGACCATCGCCACGGGCCTCCTGCTCCTCGACATGATCGCCCCGGCCCTGTACAAGCCGGCGGCCAAGCTGTGGTTCGGCCTGTCCCACGTGCTGGGCACGGTCATGTCCAAGGTCATCCTCACGCTCATTTTCTATCTGGTGCTCACGCCCATGGGCCTGTTGCGGGCCATGCTCGGCAAGGACCCCATGCGCGTGCGCCAGTTCAAGAGAGGCGACGGCTCGGCCTTCCGCGTGCGCGACCACCAGTTCGTGGCGGCCGACGTCGAACAGCCGTTCTAG